The following proteins are co-located in the Besnoitia besnoiti strain Bb-Ger1 chromosome Unknown contig00007, whole genome shotgun sequence genome:
- a CDS encoding FUN14 family protein (encoded by transcript BESB_072980) encodes MSASNSALEATSPGRAEALPLAERSEESFFNRVSANLSAYALACQNVSSVADWMQLNSRYLGSSILYTDEISTGLIFGYCAGYAMNRALRFGALLCGIGFISLQTLNHYGYIKVNWKQVEADLKKPLDVNGDGKFDQEDIAIIKNSFMRMMAQGLPSTAGLSVGLLYGLRSSR; translated from the exons ATGTCCGCGTCGAACTCCGCGCTGGAGGCCACCTCCCCCGGCCGGGCTGAGGCCTTGCCGCTGGCGGAACGCTCTGAGGAGAGCTTCTTTAACCGCGTGTCAGCAAACCTCTCGGCGTACGCGCTCGCCTGCCAGAACGTCTCCTCCGTTGCAGACTGGATGCAACTCAACAGCAGATACCTGGGATCTAGCATCCTCTACACAGACGAAATCAGCACCGGGCTCATCTTTGGATACTGCGCAGGCTACGCCATGAACCGCGCCCTCAGATTCGGCGCCCTCCTTTGCGGAATCGGGTTCATCTCCCTCCAG ACTCTAAACCACTACGGCTACATCAAAGTGAACTGGAAGCAGGTGGAGGCGGATCTGAAGAAGCCGCTGGACGTTAACGGCGACGGCAAATTCGATCAGGAGGACATTGCCATCATCAAGAACTCCTTCATGCGCATGATGGCGCAGGGTCTGCCGTCCACTGCAGGCCTCTCCGTTGGCCTTCTGTACGGCCTGCGCTCTTCGCGGTAG
- a CDS encoding uncharacterized protein (encoded by transcript BESB_073000), whose translation MVGQDSPDGDFMTFDEFFGGPGTQTMKKIGLLKRQKSKTGKNELLRVLQNQRVHMDESAIHFVAAPRAGRRADARNSVFKLAQRFRALPDSENVACIHKMFNGVLEDEESGDEDWEPSFRKMPEVLKSKRATPILEDASPEHLMDEANSMGDDAQAAPQGVLTYDQINEDQTVDKFVNDATGHPAAASRAAEERRDDDKEDSDDDDDDDDEIHFAEEEMDALNSMQREFINRNLFAWFTDVRHAYETGVKLVKVNALGHKFIRIVEVKDFLLSIKQPHTLSTVKIDRQVAVTSIVAVRLGKESRQFSAMKSLIEQGLSAAVSSPAPTQCAVVELPGNRTLSLIFLDEENRNGFVFFLRVMIKKALAAASTLQES comes from the exons ATGGTGGGGCAGGACTCCCCCGACGGCGACTTCATGACCTTCGACGAGTTCTTCGGCGGGCCGGGGACTCAGACGATGAAGAAGATCGGCCTGCTGAAGCGCCAGAAGAGCAAAACTGGAAAAAACGAactgctgcgcgtgctgcagaaTCAGCGTGTGCACATGGACGAGAGTGCAATTCACtttgtcgctgcgccgcgcgcgggccgtcgcgccgacgcgcggaaCTCGGTCTTCAAGTTGGCTCAGAGATTCCGCGCGCTCCCTGACAGCGAAAACGTCGCATGCATCCACAAAATGTTCAACGGCGTCTTGGAAGACGAGGAGTCTGGCGACGAGGACTGGGAACCCAGCTTCCGAAAGATGCCCGAAGTCTTGAAGAGCAAGCGCGCCACGCCCATCCTGGAGGACGCGTCGCCTGAACACCTGATGGATGAAGCCAACTCGatgggcgacgacgcccaAGCAGCTCCCCAGGGAGTGCTGACCTACGATCAAATCAACGAGGACCAAACTGTCGACAAGTTCGTCAACGACGCCACAGGAcatcccgccgccgccagccgcgcggccgagGAACGCCGAGACGACGACAAGGAGGACAGTGACGACGACGATGATGACGATGATGAAATCCACTTTGCTGAAGAAGAGATGGACG CCCTCAACTCGATGCAGCGGGAGTTCATCAACAGGAACCTCTTCGCCTGGTTCACCGACGTCCGGCACGCGTACGAGACTGGCGTCAAACTCGTCAAGGTCAACGCCCTCGGCCATAAGTTCATTCGCATCGTGGAAGTCAAGGACTTT CTTCTCTCCATCAAGCAGCCCCACACGCTGAGCACGGTTAAGATCGACAGACAAGTAGCTGTGACGTCCATCGTGGCTGTTCGCCTCGGGAAGGAGTCCAGGCAGTTCAGCGCCATGAAGAGCCTCATTGAGCAAGGC CTTTCTGCTGCTGTTTCCAGTCCTGCGCCGACGCAATGCGCGGTTGTTGAGCTACCAGGCAATCGCACGCTCTCCCTTATCTTCTT GGACGAAGAAAACAGGAACGGCTTCGTGTTTTTCTTGCGCGTGATGATCAAAAaggccctcgcggctgcgtcgacACTCCAGGAGAGCTGA
- a CDS encoding UBA/TS-N domain-containing protein (encoded by transcript BESB_072990) codes for MAASNAGSQEVPPLAQQDKDRRWSVQLRVYDLSRGMARQMSPMLLGRQIDGIWHTGVVVYGIEYFYGGGVCCLPPEQVERDYQMSPTRLVNMGFTTIDRATFDAYVQQISPRFTEATYDLLHWNCNHFTQELTQFLLQKPIPDYIRFQVDEVAQTPMGSMLLPMLQRQQQQMQRVASSMGQRTLWTQGGAGVAPPPAQPPRASVPWPDSSSPLGAVLRGVCTSEELVRSSKKVFLLTLLTVVKNLLKPERDPKFLRLRKSNEVIQTKLLRIPGGQRALELIGFELQREDNKAPADTAAAAASGGDAEEFVFTLFRGAEAESRVLEKLNQQAGEIQAFIEALDGAAPPTAPAAAPPSPPPAQTHEDKFKFQLQQLENMGFVEKQKNIEALEAVNGNLNAAIDRLLG; via the exons ATGGCCGCGTCTAACGCAGGCTCGCAGGAAGTGCCTCCGCTGGCGCAGCAAGACAAAGATCGCCGGTGGAGCGTTCAGCTGCGCGTCTACGATCTTTCGCGGGGAAT GGCGCGGCAGATGTCTCCGATGCTTCTCGGCCGGCAAATCGACGGCATCTGGCACACGGGGGTCGTCGTCTACGGCATCGAGTACTTTTACG gcggaggcgtttGCTGTCTGCCTCCTGAGCAAGTTGAGCGCGACTACCAGATGTCTCCCACGCGCCTAGTTAACATGGGTTTCACCACCATCGACAGAGCGACGTTTGACGC GTACGTCCAGCAGATATCTCCGCGTTTCACCGAGGCGACCTACGACCTGCTTCACTGGAACTGCAATCACTTCACTCAAG AGCTGACGCAGTTTCTTTTGCAGAAGCCGATTCCGGACTACATTCGCTTCCAGGTGGACGAagtcgcgcagacgccgatgGGGAGCATGCTGCTGCCaatgctgcagcggcagcagcagcagatgcagcgagTGGCCTCTTCGATGGGGCAGCGCACGCTGTGgacgcagggcggcgcgggcgttgcgccgccccccgcccagcccccgcgggcctccgtGCCGTGGCCTGACAGCTCGAGTCCCCTCGGGGCGGTGCTGCGTGGCGTCTGCACGAGCGAGGAGTTGGTGCGCAGCAGCAAGAAGGTGTTTCTGTTGACGCTGCTGACTGTTGTTAAGAACTTGCTCAAGCCTGAGCGCGACCCCAAGTTCCTCCGTCTGCGCAAGAGCAACGAAGTGATTCAAACTAAGCTGCTGCGGATCCCGGGCGGCCAGCGCGCGCTGGAGTTGATTGGCTTCGAGTTGCAGCGCGAGGACAACAAGGCGCCAGCGGacacggccgccgcagctgcgagtGGAGGTGACGCAGAGGAATTCGTCTTCACTCTCttcagaggcgcggaggcggaatcGCGCGTGCTAGAGAAGCTGAATCAACAGGCGGGAGAGATCCAGGCCTTCATCGAGGCcctcgacggcgccgcgccgccgaccgcgccggcggctgccccGCCGAGTCCCCCCCCGGCGCAGACACACGAAGACAAGTTCAAGTTCCAGCTGCAGCAACTAGAAAACATGGGATTCGttgaaaaacaaaaaaacatCGA GGCCCTCGAGGCGGTTAACGGCAACTTGAATGCCGCGATCGATCGCCTTCTCGGCTGA